A stretch of Camelina sativa cultivar DH55 chromosome 18, Cs, whole genome shotgun sequence DNA encodes these proteins:
- the LOC104760846 gene encoding alpha-dioxygenase 1-like, with product MKVIISLISSILFKFIHEDFREIYSRMSLLDRFLLLIVHGVDKMVPWHKLPVFLGLAYLEIRRHLHQEYNLLNVGQTPVGTRFDPANYPYRTADGKFNDPFNEGVGSQNSFFGRNCPPVDQKTKLLRPDPMVVATKLLERRKYIDTGKQFNMIAASWIQFMIHDWIDHLEDTHQIELVAPKEVANQCPLKSFRFFKTKEVPTGFFEIKTGSQNIRTPWWDSSVLYGSNSKTMERVRSYKDGKLKISEDTGLLLHDEDGLAISGDIRNSWVGVSALQALFIKEHNAVCDALKDEDSDLEDEDLYRYARLVTSAVIAKIHTIDWTTQLLKTDTLLAGMRANWYGLLGKKFKDSFGHAGSSILGGLVGMKKPQNHGVPYSLTEEFTSVYRMHSLLPDQLQMRDIDVVPGTNKSLPLMEEIYMETLIGRKGEQNMSQIGFTKLMVSMGHQASGALELMNYPTWLRDIVPQDPNGQERPDHVDLAALEIYRDRERNVARYNDFRRAMFMIPIAKWEDLTDDVEAIEVLDDVYGGDIEELDLLVGLMAEKKIKGFAISETAFYIFLIMASRRLEADRFFTSEFNETIYTKKGLEWVNTTESLKDVFDRHYPEMTDKWMNSESAFSVWDSPPVTKNPIPLYLRIPS from the exons ATGAAAGTAATAATTTCTCTAATCtcttctattttgtttaaatttatccACGAAGACTTCCGTGAGATTTATTCAAGAATGTCCCTCCTCGATCGTTTCCTACTTCTT ATCGTGCATGGAGTGGATAAGATGGTTCCATGGCACAAGCTTCCGGTTTTCTTGGGTTTAGCCTATCTTGAAATACGTAGGCATCTTCACCAAGAATACAATCTTCTCAACGTCGGTCAAACTCCGGTTGGAACCCGGTTTGATCCTGCTAATTATCCGTACCGGACTGCTGACGGAAAATTCAATGATCCGTTTAATGAAGGCGTCGGCAGTCAAAATAGCTTCTTCGGAAGAAATTGTCCTCCGGTCGATCAGAAAACAAAg TTATTGAGGCCAGATCCTATGGTGGTGGCGACAAAACTATTAGAAAGGAGAAAGTATATCGATACAGGAAAACAATTCAATATGATTGCAGCTTCTTGGATTCAGTTTATGATCCATGATTGGATCGATCATCTTGAAGATACTCACCAG ATCGAGCTTGTGGCTCCAAAAGAAGTAGCGAACCAGTGTCCTTTAAAGTCCTTTAGGTTCTTCAAGACAAAGGAAGTCCCTACCGGTTTCTTCGAAATCAAGACCGGTTCGCAAAATATCCGTACACCTTGGTG ggATTCGAGCGTCCTCTATGGAAGCAACTCAAAAACAATGGAGAGAGTAAGAAGTTACAAAGATGGTAAACTTAAGATATCAGAGGACACCGGTCTCCTTCTCCATGACGAAGACGGTTTAGCCATCTCTGGTGACATTCGTAACAGCTGGGTCGGCGTCTCCGCCTTGCAAGCTCTCTTCATCAAAGAACACAACGCCGTATGCGACGCCCTCAAG GATGAGGATAGTGATTTGGAAGACGAAGATTTGTACCGCTACGCGAGGCTAGTAACCTCAGCAGTGATAGCCAAGATTCACACCATAGATTGGACAACCCAGCTTCTCAAAACCGACACTTTACTAGCTGGAATGCGCGCAAATTG GTACGGACTACTAGgaaaaaagtttaaagattCTTTCGGACATGCTGGCAGTTCGATCTTGGGAGGTCTCGTGGGTATGAAAAAACCGCAAAATCATGGTGTCCCATATTCTCTAACCGAAGAGTTCACTAGCGTGTACCGAATGCACTCTCTCTTACCTGATCAACTCCAGATGCGTGACATTGATGTTGTACCCGGAACTAATAAATCACTACCGTTGATGGAAGA GATTTATATGGAAACTTTGATTGGTCGTAAAGGAGAACAAAACATGTCTCAGATTGGATTCACTAAGCTAATGGTCTCAATGGGCCACCAAGCAAGTGGAGCACTTGAACTGATGAACTATCCAACGTGGTTAAGAGATATTGTTCCCCAAGACCCCAACGGCCAAGAACGTCCAGACCATGTCGACTTAGCTGCTTTAGAGA TCTACCGGGACAGGGAGAGGAATGTGGCACGGTACAACGATTTTAGGAGGGCTATGTTTATGATTCCAATAGCCAAGTGGGAAGATCTAACGGATGATGTGGAAGCGATTGAAGTGCTGGATGATGTGTATGGTGGTGATATAGAGGAGCTTGATCTTCTAGTTGGACTTATGGCAGAGAAGAAAATCAAAGGCTTCGCTATCAGTGAGACTGCTTTTTATATTTTCCTCATCATGGCCTCAAG GCGATTAGAAGCGGATAGATTTTTCACAAGCGAATTCAATGAAACGATTTATACGAAGAAGGGACTTGAATGGGTGAATACTACAGAGAGTCTCAAGGATGTGTTTGATCGTCATTATCCCGAAATGACCGATAAATGGATGAATTCCGAAAGCGCATTTTCAGTATGGGATTCTCCACCAGTTACCAAAAATCCAATCCCTCTCTATCTCCGAATTCCCTCTTAA